The Aptenodytes patagonicus chromosome 10, bAptPat1.pri.cur, whole genome shotgun sequence genome includes a region encoding these proteins:
- the LOC143164821 gene encoding uncharacterized protein LOC143164821 isoform X2, with translation MEPAGSVIEKEKGGLSKKYSLMSRKKQNYALFAEDHKKFHAGQATYAFLINTVSSTAPALLGRQQENWKDWDIRSAKGQRHFYSKVMTLLIL, from the exons ATGGAGCCAGCGGGATCGGTCATTG agaaggagaagggaggcCTATCAAAAAAATACTCTCTCATGAGCAGGAAGAAACAGAACTACGCACTGTTTGCAGAGGACCACAAGAAGTTTCACGCAGGACAAGCAACATACGCTTTCCTTATAAACACAGTCAGCAGTACAGCACCTGCTCTTCTTGGAAG ACAGCAGGAGAATTGGAAGGACTGGGACATCAGAAGTGCCAAAGGACAAAGGCATTTTTATTCTAAG GTCATGACTCTACTCATCCTTTGA
- the LOC143164821 gene encoding uncharacterized protein LOC143164821 isoform X1: protein MEPAGSVIEKEKGGLSKKYSLMSRKKQNYALFAEDHKKFHAGQATYAFLINTVSSTAPALLGRQQENWKDWDIRSAKGQRHFYSKVTHWHWWDLFVHYVLVRRCYGTDLSAKLD, encoded by the exons ATGGAGCCAGCGGGATCGGTCATTG agaaggagaagggaggcCTATCAAAAAAATACTCTCTCATGAGCAGGAAGAAACAGAACTACGCACTGTTTGCAGAGGACCACAAGAAGTTTCACGCAGGACAAGCAACATACGCTTTCCTTATAAACACAGTCAGCAGTACAGCACCTGCTCTTCTTGGAAG ACAGCAGGAGAATTGGAAGGACTGGGACATCAGAAGTGCCAAAGGACAAAGGCATTTTTATTCTAAG GTTACACACTGGCATTGGTGGGATTTGTTTGTACATTATGTGCTTGTCAGGAGATGTTATGGGACAGATCTCTCTGCAAAGCTTGACTGA
- the CTXN2 gene encoding cortexin-2: protein MMSSNYCSNTSASMSVNEMSAFPLTLEQKTGFAFVGILCVFLGLLIIRCFKILLDPYSSMPSSTWEDEVEGLDKGTFEYALA from the coding sequence ATGATGAGCAGTAATTACTGCAGCAACACTTCAGCCAGCATGAGTGTCAACGAAATGTCTGCCTTCCCTCTGACTTTAGAGCAAAAAACTGGCTTTGCCTTTGTGGggattttgtgtgttttcttgggACTTCTAATTATCAGATGCTTCAAAATCTTGCTAGACCCCTACAGTAGTATGCCTTCTTCTACGTGGGAAGATGAAGTTGAGGGGTTGGATAAAGGAACATTTGAATATGCTCTTGCATGA